The following coding sequences are from one Lolium rigidum isolate FL_2022 chromosome 6, APGP_CSIRO_Lrig_0.1, whole genome shotgun sequence window:
- the LOC124665059 gene encoding PR5-like receptor kinase gives MAAASTSWALLLLLIAATGEATTISITNQCSDTVWPAAVPIGGGMRLDPGKSWTLEVPASVTSSGQRIWPRTGCLFDDKGNGSCQTGDCGGLLACKSNGKPPNTLAEFTGGQLGGKDYFSISLVDGFNVPMDFVPVPIQGGPGCSKGPRCTSNITLQCPSQLQAPGGCNNPCKVFKQDRYCCAGNSASCEPTTYSLLFARMCPEAYNYSRDDSSSTVFTCPTGTNYHIVFCPLVDASSVARSSGLDLSVWQYAVLGFVFIAFITAIILFIMLIRRTRRRKEMEDEEDDFRNLQGTPMRFTFQQLEVATLQFRDKLGEGGFGSVFKGQLGEETVAVKRLDRTGHGKGEFLAEKSHRLLVYEYVPRGSLDKWIYCQQDNNASPLEWRLRCKIITDIAKGLSYLHEECMKRIVHLDVKPQNILLDENFSAKLSDFGLCKLIDRDMSQVVTRMRGTPGYLAPEWLTSHITEKADVYSFGVVVMEIVSGRKNLDTSRTDESLHLITLLEEKVKSDKLVDLIDKNSNDMRAHEQEVIQMMKLAMWCLQIDCKRRPQMSEIIKVLEGTKNAETSIENNFVSTSPLNFSIAGNLNSSAPLLASDLSGPR, from the exons ATGGCAGCAGCAAGCACATCTTGGGCTCTCCTTCTCCTGCTCATCGCTGCCACAGGCGAGGCCACCACCATAAGCATCACCAACCAATGCTCCGACACCGTGTGGCCAGCTGCTGTGCCCATAGGCGGCGGCATGCGGCTCGATCCGGGGAAGTCGTGGACTCTGGAGGTGCCCGCCAGTGTCACAAGCAGTGGGCAGCGCATTTGGCCGCGCACGGGCTGCTTGTTTGATGACAAAGGCAACGGGTCCTGCCAAACGGGTGACTGTGGCGGTTTGCTCGCTTGCAAGAGCAATGGGAAGCCGCCCAACACCCTCGCGGAGTTCACTGGTGGTCAGTTAGGAGGTAAAGATTACTTCAGCATCTCCCTCGTCGACGGCTTCAACGTGCCCATGGACTTTGTGCCGGTGCCAATTCAGGGAGGGCCAGGGTGCAGCAAGGGGCCGCGTTGCACATCCAACATCACGTTGCAGTGCCCAAGCCAGCTCCAGGCTCCTGGGGGTTGCAACAATCCTTGCAAGGTGTTCAAGCAGGACAGATACTGCTGCGCTGGGAACTCGGCCAGTTGCGAACCCACCACCTACTCGCTGCTCTTCGCGAGGATGTGCCCAGAAGCGTACAACTACTCAAGGGATGATAGCTCGAGCACTGTGTTCACTTGCCCGACAGGCACCAACTACCACATCGTCTTCTGCCCCCTGGTGGATGCATCTAGTGTTGCTAGATCATCAGGATTAGATCTCTCTGTTTGGCAATATGCTGTACTGGGTTTCGTGTTCATTGCATTCATTACAGCTATAATCCTTTTCATCATGCTTATACGAAGGACAAGACGACGCAAGGagatggaggatgaggaggacgatttTAGAAACCTGCAAGGAACACCAATGAGGTTCACATTTCAACAGTTAGAAGTAGCAACCTTGCAATTCAGAGACAAGCTCGGGGAAGGAGGATTTGGGTCTGTTTTCAAGGGACAGCTGGGTGAGGAAACAGTTGCAGTGAAACGTTTGGATCGAACAGGTCATGGAAAAGGAGAATTTTTGGCAGAG AAATCCCATAGGCTCTTGGTTTATGAGTATGTGCCCAGAGGATCGTTGGACAAATGGATCTATTGTCAACAAGACAACAATGCTTCTCCATTGGAATGGAGGTTGCGATGCAAGATTATTACTGACATAGCTAAGGGCCTCTCTTATCTTCATGAGGAGTGCATGAAAAGAATTGTTCATTTAGATGTCAAGCCACAAAATATCCTCTTAGATGAAAACTTCAGTGCAAAGCTTTCTGATTTTGGACTATGCAAGCTAATTGATAGGGATATGAGCCAAGTGGTCACTAGAATGAGAGGCACACCTGGCTATTTGGCTCCAGAATGGTTGACATCGCACATCACAGAAAAGGCCGATGTCTACAGCTTTGGTGTTGTGGTCATGGAAATCGTCAGCGGAAGAAAGAATCTTGACACTTCCCGGACTGATGAGAGCCTGCATCTGATTACCTTATTGGAAGAAAAGGTGAAGAGTGATAAATTGGTAGATTTGATTGACAAGAACAGTAACGACATGCGAGCACATGAGCAAGAAGTAATTCAGATGATGAAGCTTGCAATGTGGTGTCTACAGATTGATTGCAAAAGAAGGCCTCAAATGTCTGAGATCATCAAAGTTTTGGAAGGTACCAAGAATGCAGAGACCAGCATAGAGAACAACTTTGTTTCTACAAGTCCATTAAATTTTAGTATTGCTGGGAACCTAAACTCCTCAGCTCCACTTCTGGCCTCAGATTTATCAGGTCCCAGGTGA